In the Gossypium raimondii isolate GPD5lz chromosome 9, ASM2569854v1, whole genome shotgun sequence genome, one interval contains:
- the LOC105800101 gene encoding mitochondrial metalloendopeptidase OMA1, producing MACCRRAKVLISSLRTSFTSTPLLRSPFRDSSSIIFPNFGSSSISSTKFSGFSSYSSISQRLGISTRYHYNPFSNVSKRFYFVDRHQVHHFRPRGPRRWIQNPRNVLIVVLVGSGVLITVYFGNLETVPYTKRKHFVLMSKDMEKKLGETQFEQLKAQFKGKILPAIHPESVRVRLIAKDIIDSLQKGLSHDQIWSDLEYASPETSLKHDAMTTFSGREEELGINWSHQDEILDDKWVQQSRKESRDKGSKSKPTTTHLEGLNWEVLVINEPVVNAMCLPGGKIVVFTGLLKHFRTDSEIATILGHEVAHAVARHIAESITKNLWFGILQLILYQFIMPDLVNTMSTLFFRLPFSRRMELEADYIGLLLLSSAGYDPRTAPKVYEKLGKVAKDSTLQDYLSTHPSGKKRAQLLAQAQVMEEALMIYREVSAGRGVEGFL from the exons ATGGCATGTTGCCGACGGGCAAAGGTTTTAATCAGCAGCTTGCGCACTAGTTTCACTTCAACTCCTCTTCTGAGATCTCCATTCCGGGATTCCTCATCAATAATCTTCCCCAACTTTGGGTCTTCTTCGATTTCATCTACTAAGTTTTCTGGGTTCTCTTCCTATTCTTCTATCTCACAAAGACTGGGAATATCTACTAGGTATCATTATAATCCCTTCTCTAATGTTTCCAAGAGATTTTACTTTGTGGATCGGCACCAGGTTCACCATTTTAGGCCGCGGGGTCCTCGAAGGTGGATCCAAAATCCTAGGAATGTTTTGATCGTTGTCTTGGTTGGTTCAGGGGTTTTGATTACTGTATACTTTGGTAACCTAGAAACTGTTCCTTACACAAAGCGAAAACATTTCGTGCTCATGTCTAAAGACATGGAGAAAAAGTTGGGGGAGACTCAATTTGAGCAACTCAAAGCTCAGTTTAAGGGAAAGATATTGCCTGCTATTCACCCTGAAAGCGTTCGAGTGAGACTGATTGCCAAAGATATTATCGATTCGTTGCAGAAAGGGTTGAGCCATGATCAAATATGGAGTGATTTGGAGTATGCATCACCGGAGACTTCACTTAAACATGACGCAATGACGACATTCAGTGGGAGGGAAGAAGAGTTGGGGATCAATTGGTCTCATCAAGATGAGATTCTTGATGATAAATGGGTTCAACAAAGTAGGAAGGAAAGTCGAGATAAAGGGTCGAAGTCGAAACCGACAACGACTCACTTGGAAGGATTGAATTGGGAAGTTTTGGTCATCAATGAGCCTGTTGTTAATGCTATGTGTTTACCCGGTGGGAAGATTGTGGTCTTTACAGGGTTGCTCAAGCATTTTCGTACTGATTCAGAGATAGCCACCATACTTGGACATGAG GTTGCGCATGCAGTGGCTCGGCATATAGCCGAATCAATAACCAAGAATTTGTGGTTTGGCATTCTACAATTGATACTTTATCAGTTCATTATGCCTGATCTGGTCAACACAATGTCAACACTTTTCTTTAGGCTCCCCTTCTCTCGGAG GATGGAACTTGAAGCAGATTACATCGGACTGTTGTTGCTTTCATCTGCTGGCTATGATCCTCGAACTGCTCCCAAAGTGTATGAGAAACTAGGAAAGGTTGCAAAGGATTCAACACTGCAAGATTATCTCTCTACGCATCCATCTGGGAAGAAAAGAGCTCAGTTGCTGGCTCAAGCCCAAGTAATGGAAGAAGCACTCATGATTTACCGAGAGGTTAGTGCAGGCCGTGGGGTGGAGGGCTTTCTTTAG
- the LOC105800100 gene encoding pentatricopeptide repeat-containing protein At5g66520, translating to MVEPKCPHLKNTVFRLIEEFKSLKELKQIHAHIITSPKLPKPHQEYLITRLLFASALSESGSLCYATSVFKFIKNPTLSVYNIMIRAYASKISGADNTHNSKSFILFKQMLFNGISPDCITFPFVIKECAIRLDSRVGCSIHGEAIKFGLFSDVYVQNSLVNFYSECGFLNSARKLFDEMLKRDIVSWNSMIIGYLRGGNLEMALELFRSMETRNIITWNSMITGFVQGGKGKEALQLFHEMQNSSNDKVKPDKITIASVLSACAYLGAIDHGKWIYGYLRRSGIECDVVIGTALVDMYGKCGSVERAYEVFKEMPKRDTLAWTAIISTFALHGYSKEAFDTFKEMEAVLVKPNHVTFLGLLSACAHSGMVEKARWCFDMMKRVYSVEPQLHHYASMVDVLSRAGLFEEVGELVRSMPMEPDVFVWGALLGGCKIHGNLVLGERVAQYLIGLEPRNHASYINLCEIYAKAGRFDDAKRIRALMKERGIRKEVAGCSLIEVDGLVLEFSVEGWPVPVTDEIVLVLNLFNNEIKGEGTMHYCNGILLDSEK from the coding sequence ATGGTGGAACCTAAATGCCCACATCTCAAAAACACCGTCTTTCGCTTAATCGAAGAGTTCAAGAGTCTGAAAGAGCTCAAACAAATTCATGCCCACATCATAACTTCTCCAAAACTGCCCAAACCCCATCAAGAATATCTCATTACTCGCCTCCTCTTCGCTTCCGCCCTCTCAGAGTCCGGCTCTCTTTGCTACGCCACCAgtgttttcaaatttataaagaacCCAACACTTTCTGTATATAACATCATGATTAGAGCCTACGCTTCCAAAATCAGTGGCGCAGATAATACCCACAATTCAAAATCCTTTATTCTCTTCAAACAAATGCTTTTTAATGGCATTTCACCGGATTGCATTACGTTTCCTTTTGTTATAAAGGAATGCGCCATTAGGCTTGATAGTCGTGTAGGGTGTAGCATTCATGGAGAAGCCATTAAATTTGGATTGTTTTCTGACGTTTACGTTCAAAATTctttggtaaatttttattctgAATGTGGGTTTTTGAACAGTGCCAGGAAGTTGTTTGATGAAATGCTGAAAAGAGATATTGTTTCTTGGAATTCGATGATTATTGGGTACTTGAGAGGTGGGAATCTTGAGATGGCATTAGAATTGTTTAGAAGCATGGAGACGAGGAATATTATCACTTGGAATTCAATGATAACGGGTTTTGTTCAGGGTGGAAAGGGAAAAGAGGCCTTGCAATTGTTCCATGAAATGCAGAATTCAAGTAATGATAAGGTTAAACCCGATAAAATTACAATAGCTAGTGTACTTTCAGCTTGTGCTTACCTTGGTGCAATTGATCACGGGAAATGGATATATGGTTACTTAAGGAGAAGCGGTATTGAATGTGATGTGGTGATTGGAACAGCATTGGTTGATATGTACGGTAAATGTGGTAGTGTTGAGAGGGCATATGAGGTTTTTAAAGAGATGCCTAAAAGGGATACCTTGGCATGGACTGCTATAATTTCTACATTTGCATTGCATGGCTATAGTAAAGAGGCTTTTGACACGTTCAAAGAGATGGAAGCCGTGCTAGTGAAGCCTAATCATGTCACATTTCTTGGGTTATTGTCAGCTTGCGCTCATTCTGGCATGGTAGAGAAAGCTCGCTGGTGTTTTGATATGATGAAGCGTGTTTATTCAGTAGAACCACAACTTCATCACTATGCTTCCATGGTTGATGTTCTCAGTCGAGCCGGGTTATTTGAAGAGGTAGGAGAGCTTGTTAGAAGTATGCCAATGGAGCCAGATGTGTTTGTTTGGGGAGCATTACTTGGAGGCTGTAAGATTCATGGGAACTTAGTATTAGGAGAAAGGGTAGCACAGTATTTGATTGGTCTGGAACCGAGGAATCATGCATCTTATATTAACTTGTGTGAAATATATGCCAAAGCTGGGAGATTTGATGATGCGAAGAGGATTAGAGCCTTAATGAAAGAAAGAGGTATCAGAAAAGAAGTTGCAGGCTGTAGTTTAATTGAAGTTGATGGGCTCGTTCTTGAATTCTCAGTTGAAGGATGGCCTGTGCCAGTAACTGATGAGATAGTGCTcgtcttaaatttatttaataatgagaTAAAAGGGGAAGGAACCATGCATTACTGTAATGGGATATTGTTAGATTCAGAAAAATGA